From the Helicoverpa armigera isolate CAAS_96S chromosome 27, ASM3070526v1, whole genome shotgun sequence genome, one window contains:
- the LOC110384649 gene encoding histone H2B — MAPVKGPKKLLKSMEKPIDKPISKSKKMKKKNYQSFSIYLYKLLRAVAKENLGISRKSMLIMNNFVNDMLEKIAEEAGRLVAHSKKTTMSSREIQAAVKLIIPGELSTHANIEAMKAISMYHKSHERDAAAKI; from the coding sequence ATGGCACCAGTAAAAGGACCGAAAAAACTCCTAAAATCAATGGAGAAACCCATCGACAAaccaatttcaaaatcaaagaagatgaagaagaagaattacCAGAGTTTCTCCATATATCTCTACAAGCTACTACGGGCCGTCGCGAAAGAAAACTTAGGAATATCAAGGAAGTCTATGCTgattatgaataattttgtcaatGACATGCTGGAGAAGATTGCTGAAGAAGCAGGAAGATTGGTGGCTCACAGTAAGAAGACCACTATGAGTAGCAGAGAGATTCAGGCAGCAGTCAAGTTAATAATCCCTGGAGAATTATCAACTCACGCGAATATTGAAGCAATGAAAGCCATCAGTATGTACCATAAGAGCCACGAAAGGGATGCCGCGGCGAAAATTTAA
- the LOC135116684 gene encoding histone H4, with protein MTGRGKGGKGLGKGGAKRHRKVLRDNIQGITKPAIRRLARRGGVKRISGLIYEETRGVLKVFLENVIRDAVTYTEHAKRKTVTAMDVVYALKRQGRTLYGFGG; from the coding sequence ATGACAGGTCGCGGAAAAGGCGGGAAAGGTTTAGGAAAAGGGGGTGCCAAACGTCACAGGAAAGTTCTTCGAGACAACATCCAGGGTATCACGAAGCCAGCCATCAGAAGATTGGCCAGAAGGGGAGGCGTTAAAAGAATATCCGGATTAATTTACGAAGAAACTCGTGGTGTTTTAAAGGTTTTCCTAGAAAATGTCATCCGAGATGCCGTGACCTACACCGAGCACGCGAAAAGAAAGACTGTGACAGCTATGGACGTTGTCTATGCTTTGAAGAGACAAGGAAGGACTCTTTACGGTTTCGGAGGTTAA